A DNA window from Pseudomonas wuhanensis contains the following coding sequences:
- a CDS encoding PDR/VanB family oxidoreductase yields MIEVLVVSRNNEAHDICSYELASVDDRPLPAFSAGAHIDVHLPGGLIRQYSLCNHPEERHRYLIGVLKDPTSRGGSLAMHEQIQPGMRLPISEPRNLFPLVHEARRSLLFAGGIGITPILCMAERLAHSGADFELHYCARSRDRAAFVERLQHSPFADRVFLHFDQEPETVLDAAKVLAMPQSDVHLYVCGPGGFMQHVLDTAKAEGWQEQCLHREYFAAAPVDTGADGSFSIKVASSGQVFEVPADKSVVQVLQDQGIEIAISCEQGICGTCLTRVLEGVPEHRDLFLTEDEQACNDQFTPCCSRSKTPLLVLDI; encoded by the coding sequence ATGATCGAAGTGCTGGTGGTATCGCGCAACAACGAAGCCCACGACATCTGCAGCTATGAGCTGGCCAGTGTCGATGACCGACCGCTGCCGGCCTTCAGCGCCGGTGCGCATATCGATGTGCACCTGCCTGGCGGCTTGATCCGGCAATACTCCCTGTGCAACCACCCCGAAGAACGCCATCGCTACCTGATCGGTGTGCTCAAGGACCCGACCTCCCGGGGCGGTTCACTGGCCATGCACGAGCAGATCCAGCCCGGCATGCGCCTGCCGATCAGTGAACCGCGCAACCTGTTCCCGTTGGTCCATGAGGCCAGGCGCAGCCTGCTGTTCGCTGGCGGTATCGGGATCACGCCGATCCTGTGCATGGCCGAACGCCTGGCACACAGTGGCGCGGATTTCGAGCTGCATTACTGTGCCCGATCACGGGACCGTGCAGCCTTTGTCGAACGCCTGCAGCACTCGCCTTTTGCCGACCGGGTGTTCCTGCATTTCGATCAGGAACCCGAGACCGTGCTGGACGCGGCCAAGGTCCTGGCCATGCCTCAGAGCGACGTTCATTTATACGTGTGTGGCCCCGGCGGTTTCATGCAGCACGTGCTGGACACGGCCAAGGCCGAAGGCTGGCAGGAGCAATGCCTGCACCGCGAGTACTTCGCCGCCGCGCCCGTCGACACTGGCGCCGATGGCAGTTTCTCGATCAAGGTCGCCAGCAGCGGCCAGGTCTTCGAGGTGCCGGCCGACAAGAGCGTGGTGCAAGTACTACAAGACCAAGGCATCGAGATCGCCATTTCCTGTGAACAAGGCATTTGTGGCACTTGCCTGACGCGAGTTCTGGAGGGGGTACCGGAGCATCGCGACCTGTTCCTCACCGAGGATGAACAGGCCTGCAACGACCAGTTCACCCCTTGCTGCTCGCGTTCGAAAACGCCGCTGCTGGTGTTGGATATCTAG
- a CDS encoding GntR family transcriptional regulator, with the protein MSKPGQTVLVALRKMIASGELAAGERLMEIPTAELFGVSRMPVRMAFRTLEQEGLLVRFGGRGFQVRSVSPDDIAGAVEVRGVLEGLAARQTAERGLSDEARATLEQCLMQGDQLFDKGYVTIEDLEVYHDLNMRFHEVIVKGSHNPAIADALARNDHLPFASVTALAVDRNDMVREYRRFNYAHMQHHSVFDALVNRQGARAEAIMREHANATLRYAEIFGSATADERMKVILRSE; encoded by the coding sequence ATGAGTAAGCCCGGTCAAACGGTGCTGGTCGCATTGCGCAAAATGATCGCCTCGGGCGAGCTGGCGGCGGGCGAGCGGTTGATGGAAATCCCTACGGCGGAGTTGTTCGGTGTTTCGCGGATGCCGGTGCGCATGGCGTTCCGCACGCTGGAGCAGGAAGGCTTGCTGGTGCGTTTTGGCGGGCGCGGGTTTCAGGTGCGTTCGGTCAGCCCCGATGACATTGCCGGTGCGGTTGAAGTGCGAGGTGTACTCGAAGGCCTGGCGGCGCGTCAGACCGCCGAGCGCGGGCTATCGGACGAAGCCCGGGCGACCCTCGAACAATGCCTGATGCAGGGTGATCAACTGTTCGACAAAGGGTACGTGACCATAGAAGACCTGGAGGTCTATCACGACCTCAACATGCGTTTTCACGAGGTGATCGTCAAAGGCAGCCACAACCCGGCGATCGCTGATGCCCTGGCGCGCAACGACCATTTGCCCTTCGCTTCGGTGACCGCCCTGGCCGTGGACCGCAACGACATGGTGCGGGAATATCGACGCTTCAACTATGCCCACATGCAACACCACTCGGTGTTCGATGCCCTGGTCAATCGCCAGGGCGCGCGTGCCGAAGCGATCATGCGCGAACACGCCAATGCCACATTGCGCTATGCCGAGATCTTCGGCTCAGCGACGGCTGACGAGCGGATGAAGGTCATTCTCCGCTCGGAATAG